In the genome of Hyalangium ruber, the window TCGAGCCAGACCGTGCAGGCGGAGCAGGCGCCGCGGTCGCAGCCAATCTTCGTTCCCGTCATCCCCAGGTGGTTGCGCAGGACCTCGGCCAGCGTCGTGGCGGGGTCGGCCTGAACGGCGACGGAGCGCCCATTGATGGACAGGGACAGGGATGCGGGCTCGGGCCCCACCACCGCCGGAGAGGCGTTCGCCGCCACGGCCGTGGCGGACTGGGCCAGGGTGGCGCTCAGGGCGGAGGCACCCGCTCCCGTGAAGAAAGCGCGGCGGCTGAGCTTGGGAAGCAACGGCTTGGAATCGGAGTCATCATCCGGTGGGGTCACTGTCGAACGCTCCTCTCGCCGGGCAAGGTACAAGCCCCTCTCCAGACGCCCCACACGGATTGCGCGGACTGGTTCACCAGCTATCGAATCGGCGCCAAGTCGGCTCCCGCCGCCCTCCCTGCGTCGGGCCGGGACGCATCCGCGTTTCCACGGGACGCAAAGAACGGCCGTATTGCTGGCTTTCCCTCTTAAGCGCGCATGGCCCGCTTCTTGCTGAACCTCTGCCCGTCATCAGGAACCGGACCTCTGAGGAGCACAGCATGCTGAACATGATCTCCAGCGTCAGTCGGCAGCCCGCGGCCCGCATGCACAAGACGGAAGTCCCCTCGATCGTCTTCGCGCTCGGCAGGCTCGGCTACGACTTCGGCTCCGAGGCACGGCGGGACTTCTTCCTCCAGCGGCTGGGCGGCACCGCGGCGCACCCCTTCTCCCCGCGGACGCTGGCCGAGTACCTCCTGGCCCACCCCGAGGACGCGCACGGCCTGACGTGGACCCTCACCCTGGACGGCGCGCCCGCCTATGCCCTGGAGCCCCTGGAGCAGTTCGCCGGCGCGGCCGTTCAGCAGTTGGTCCGGCTGCTGCTGGAGCAGGAGCAGGAAGGGGTCGAGCGCATCTCCCTGGCGGGCTGCATCGTCGGCTCCACCTGCCTGCTGACCGGCACCGGCCTGCCCAAGGTCGTCCCCCTGATGCGAGGCATGACCTCCTGGAACATCACCCGCTTCACCACGCGCTGCCTGGGAGCACTTCCGCCCGAGGAGGCGACGGAGGAGCGCGAGCGCTACGAAGAGCGGCAGGCGTACCTGCAGCGCTTCGTGGAGCAGCTCTCGCTGAAGGCCTGGAACCTGGGCACCTCGGCGCGAGATCGGGCGTTGAACTTCGCCATCACCCACGCCTTCCGCGCTGGAGAAGTGTTCGAGGACGCCTTCCAGTCGCAGCTGGTCCTGGACACCGTCAGCGTGGAGGGCAGCACCGCCTCGAGCCCTGGCTGCGAGTGCTGGGACGTCAAGCTGCGCTTCCGGGACCCAGCGGGCCGTCACGAGCACGCGCGCAAGGTCTACCGCTACACGGTCGACGTGAACGACTCCATCCCCAGCCTCCTCGGAGGGCTGCACACCCGCTTCGAGTTCTGAGGCGGGACTGTCTCCAAAATCACGCGGGCGGAGGGCTCCCGCGCTTTGGACTCGACGCGTGCCCCTCGCGCGGGGCTAGGGTGCCGGCCTTCTCTTGCAGTGGGGGGTACACATGGCCGCGAAGAAGGGGCGTTTCGACTGGTACGACTTGATGACGACCGACGTTGGCGGTGCCCGGTCGTTCTACTCGGACATCATCGGCTGGAAGACCACGAAGTGGCCTCAGGGCGACTACGAGATGTTCACCGTGGGCGAGCAGTCCATCGCTGGAATGATGAAGCTGCCGGAGGAGGCGACGAAGACGGGCGCGATTCCGCACTGGATGGGCCACATCGAGACCGATGATGTCGACGCCACGGCGAAGCAGGCCGAGCAGTTGGGAGGCCGGGTCTACAGGCGTCCGGAGGACATCCCGACCGTCGGCCGCTTCGCGATCCTGGCGGATCCCCAGGGCGCGATCTTCTCCGTGTTCAAGCCGCTGTCCCCCATGAATGACGCGCCCCGGGAGCCAGGCTTCTTCAGCTGGTACGAGCTCAACACCACCGACTACCAGGCCGCCTCGAAGTTCTACACGGCGCTGTTCGGCTGGAAGCAGACGGGCACCTTCAACATGGGCCCGGAGATGGGCGATTACTGGATGTTCGGCCTCGACGCCCAGAAGTCGATGGGCGGCATGTCGAACGTCGCCACGCAGATGAAGATGCCTGCGCACTGGCTGTACTACGTGACCGTCAAGGACCTCGACGCGGCCTTGGCCCGCGTCCAGCAGAAGGGGGGCAAGGTGCTCAACGGTCCCATGGAGGTGCCGGGCGGCGACAGGATCGCCCAGTGTCTGGACCCGCAAGGCGCCGCGTTCGCCCTCCACATGGGCGCCAAGACATAGCGCGCCGCCGCGTCACAGATACACCGTACACCCGCGTTGCTCGAGCCGCTGGAGCCACGCGGGAAGCGCCGAGAGCTTGTTCCACCGCAGGTCGAGCTTCTCCAAGCGTGGAAGCGCTCCGAGGCTGGCGGGGAGCGCGCGAAGCCTGTTGCCCCTCAAGTCGAGCGACACCAGGCTTCGCAGCTCCCCCAGAGACTCCGGGAGTACCCCGAGCTGGTTGTTCCTCAGGTCGAGCTCCACCAACCCCGTGAGCCCACCCATCGACGAAGGGAGCGACGCCAGCCGGTTGTTCTCCAGGCTGAGCTTCCGGAGGCGCACCAGCCGGCCCAGGGACTCCGGCAGCGAGACCAGCGCGTTGTTCTTCAGGTGGAGCTCCAGCAGGTTCGCC includes:
- a CDS encoding VOC family protein, which produces MAAKKGRFDWYDLMTTDVGGARSFYSDIIGWKTTKWPQGDYEMFTVGEQSIAGMMKLPEEATKTGAIPHWMGHIETDDVDATAKQAEQLGGRVYRRPEDIPTVGRFAILADPQGAIFSVFKPLSPMNDAPREPGFFSWYELNTTDYQAASKFYTALFGWKQTGTFNMGPEMGDYWMFGLDAQKSMGGMSNVATQMKMPAHWLYYVTVKDLDAALARVQQKGGKVLNGPMEVPGGDRIAQCLDPQGAAFALHMGAKT